Proteins encoded together in one Argiope bruennichi chromosome 1, qqArgBrue1.1, whole genome shotgun sequence window:
- the LOC129967118 gene encoding CCHC-type zinc finger nucleic acid binding protein-like: MSSNECYKCHKIGHFARECTQNGGIRYIGSRNRGGGRGRADMRSVPREKCFKCNRIGHFARDCKETEDRCYRCNGAGHIAKDCDNAPDEMSCYNCGRTGHIARDCKEHEKTCYICGKRGHISRDCEQDDRKCYGCGKIGHISRDCPEADKDERKCYNCGAGGHISKECPESGSYAEADETICYKCNEKGHIARNCNSARGNKCYSCGEIGHIARECESKA; the protein is encoded by the exons ATGAGCTCTAATGAATGCTACAAATGTCACAAGATTGGCCATTTTGCCCGTGAATGCACACAAAATGGCGGGATTCGTTACATTGGATCCAGAAATAGAGGTGGTGGTAGAGGACGTGCAGATATGCGTTCTGTTCCACGAG aaaaatgctttaaatgtaaCAGAATTGGGCATTTTGCAAGAGATTGCAAGGAAACTGAAGACAGATGTTACAGATGCAATGGAGCTGGTCACATAGCCAAGGACTGTGACAATGCCCCAGATGAAA tgtctTGCTACAATTGTGGTCGTACTGGTCACATTGCCCGAGACTGTAAGGAGCATGAGAAGACATGCTATATTTGTGGAAAACGTGGACACATTTCACGGGATTGTGAGCAAGATGATCGTAAA TGTTATGGATGTGGCAAAATAGGACATATATCCCGTGATTGCCCTGAAGCCGACAAAGATGAACGGAAATGCTATAACTGTGGAGCTGGTGGACACATAAGCAAGGAATGCCCAGAATCTGGAAGTTATGCTGAGGCAGATGAAACCATATGCTACAA GTGCAATGAGAAAGGGCACATTGCTAGAAATTGCAATTCTGCTCGTGGGAACAAGTGTTATTCCTGCGGTGAAATCGGGCATATAGCCCGAGAATGTGAGTCCAAGGCTTAA